Sequence from the Undibacterium piscinae genome:
CCACGTCTTCTACCGATGCCAGCTTTACCCCTTGCCCCTTAAGGTGTGCAGTCATAGGGGTATCAGTTGGCCCGGGTTTTATCAGTACTACCTTGACTCCAGTACTGGCAAATCGGTGCTGTAATCCTTGCGCATAACGAGTTACCAAACCTTTCGCTGCACCATAAACATAGTTGGATTTACGTCCCCGGTCACCGGCAACTGATCCGATCAGAGCAATAGTCCCATGGTCGGCTTTTGCCATGTGTTTCGCGAATGCCTCTGCATAGAGTACTGGCGATAATCCATTTACCTCCAACGCTTCCCGACAAGCCTGCAAGTCATCTTGACATTGTGTTTGCTCTGGTAAGGAGCCATGCGCGATCAAGACAATGTCTACCCTTCCCTGCGCAACAATACCGTCCACAGTGGCTTGAATGGCAGTTTCATCAAGGAACTCAGCCTGCAATATCTGGATTTCCGATTGCGGACTACGAACCTTAAGGTCGGCAGCAACTCGTTCAATACGGGTTGCATCACGCCCAACAAGTATCATGTCTACTGACCTGTCTTGAATCCACAGTCGTGCACAATTCTCGGCAATAGCAGATGTTGCTCCTACAATAACAATTTTATCTCTATATTTCATTCTAATTTTCCATAAAGCCATGCAGGAGCATTGGGTTTTGCTCACCTTGGCGTAATATATTAACGATGCATTGGTCGTTGATCGACAGTTTTAAGCAGGTATCGATATATACGAACATTGTTGACAAGATAAATGAAATCGACACCCATTCTTCCTAATTGCAAAAAAACATCGTGCAATGAGATGCGCTATATAAACAAAAAAACAATGTCTCGATATTTTTAATCGGATGAAAGCAATAACTTGAAGCAGTCTCTGTAAGTTAATTTTTTTCTAGAGTTGATGCAAAAAAATACAATTTTATTCCAATCGATTAATTTTAAGATAATTGACTTTCATCGCTGCATCTGCATCCACTATAATTCTGATCTGAATCATCTCATTTTCGAAGGCAGTATCTATATTAAAAGAGCCTTTGATTAGTCCTAACTCATTTTCTGTGCCGAGTATTTTTCCTTTTTCGAGAAACTTAATATCATCGCGCAAGGATACATCGACATCCCATTCGCCCGCAGTATCTGTTTTAAGTTTGGAACTAACATACTCAACCTCAAACGAATATTTTCCTCTCTTAAGCCGCTCATAGGGCCCAAAGGCAAGAAAACCGGATTTAGCTAAAGCGGTAGTTTCGATTTCACAAGATTTGGTATATTTCCCAATAATTGTGGATAACTTACATCCACGCCATTTATAAACAGACCCAATTGTGTCAAATTTGCCATTGCTAGATGGAATGGAAGGCACAGAAAGAAGAAAAAGACAGAAGATAACTAGAAAAACCGAAGAACTTACCAATGACGTAATCAAAATCGGCAATTTATCTTTCGAATATACGCATCTTGATTTCCAAATGTCATCAATAATATACGCGAATAACGCCAACGATAATACAGCATGTAGATTGACGGGCAATGCATGCCGAGCAACCTCCATTGCGTCAGCATGGTAAGCAATAAATGCCAGTGGAAAGCAAAGACCAATAAAACCGAGACCAATCGCAAATTTTATTCGTGCATTTCTATGTCCAGCATATAGCGCGACACCCAACATGACTGACAGCAAGAAAAAATCCAAGAAATAAAGAGATATATACGGAAGTCGTATATTAATAATCCCCTTAAAATTTTCCGGAGCATAACTTCCAAACAGATAATTATACGGTTGAAAAATTTCATTGACACTGCGCCATAACTGTCCAAATGTATAGCGCGGGTTCTCAATAAGCAACTTAACGTACGTGGTTTTCCCGTCCATTCGAAGCCAGTGACGGAATTCACTCAATTTCGGATCAGTATAAAAAGCATGTTCGTTTTCATGTCCATAGAAATCAGTCATTTGCATAAGAGCTTCATTTTTTGGCATCCCATGAGCTTCATAGAATTTGACGAAATTTTCGTTTGGTAAAATTCGCTTTCCTACGTTATTCAGCATAGAGAAGAACCATCGCGTTTCATGTGATTCTGGGCCTACATTGTTTGCTGACCAAATGAAAAAAGTACAAGCGATTGCAATACCGAAAATGGTAAGAACAACCGGCTTAATTTTTGTACCTCTTATGAGTCCAATAGCGAAAAGCAATGGAATATAGAGTATTGAATAGTAGACATTAAAATCCCGCAAACCTGCATTAAGAACTAATACGCCCGTCAAAGCAATTAGTGTACGACCATTATTTTTATCTAAATATTTTATAAAAAAAGCAAGCGCCATTACGGACAGAGAAATGCTTACCGACTCCGTTAGTGCAGTTTTTATCCAAAGCACAAAATCTGGATAAAGCGAAAAATACAGTAGTGCAAGACACACTAGAGCTAAAATAAATTTTTCTTTTATTGCACCGGATAGGACGTAAAAGAGATATGTCCAGGATGCTACATATAAAATCGCTTGAAAATACGAGTAGGCACTTAAATGTTGGCTAAATATTTTGAACAATACAATGGAAAAAAATGGTCTCATTGCAAACAAGCTGTCAAGAAACGATTTTTTTCCTGCGAGTTCCATATAGGTGGTCGTATCTGGAAATTGCCTGATATCAACACCCGTCAACTGCCAAGCTAGTGCCAGCAACAGGATGACGGATGACAAAAGTGCGATTATTTTGTTTATTTTATATTTGTACATTTTTGGGCTACACAAAGGAAATCAATGCTAATTCAACTTCCCATTAAGCGGCGTGACAAGCCCGAACTGATGCCCGGGTCACGGTATTTCAGAAATTCATTTAGGCGCGGGTAACCCGCTTCAAAGAGTTCACGCGGCATGCGCGCATCCTTGGCAAGGTAGATGCGTCCACCTGCTTCTCGAACGATAGCATCGAGAGTTTTGAACAGCGTATGCGTGCGCTCACCGTGGTTCGGGAAGTCTAAAGCCAAGGTCACGCCAGGCTTCGGAAAACTGAGCATACCGACTGGTTGCCGATTACCGAAGGTTTTTAGGACGGACAAGAAAGAGCCATCACCAGAACGGGCGATTTCCTTTAACATGGCCTGAACAGCGTCTTTGCCACCTTCGCGAGGCACCACACTTTGGTATTGGAAGAAGCCTTTCGGGCCGTACATGCGATTCCATTCCAGCAGGTTGTCTAGTGGGTAGAAGAAGGACTCGTAATGAACAATGTTCCTCGCAGTTTGCCATCTCTTGATATTGTAATAGGCAAGGTTAAAGGGCCGTAGGGAAAACCGATTTACCAGCGAGACTGGCGGCACAAACGGCATCATGCGTTTGCGCCCTCTCGGCTTGGAACGTTGCCCGACATCAATCGGATTGGCACGCATGAACAAACCCCGTCCACCACCGCCCGAGATGCAATCTATCCAGGAAACTGTGTGCTGCCAGTCTGCTTCCGAGTTATCGGCCAACTGGAAAAATTCCTGCAAATTACCATACGGCACTGTTTCGGTATCAAGCCACGGACCTGGAACGCGACGCAGTTGAATTTCTGCCTCAGCGATCACACCGGTCAATCCTAGGCCGCCTACTGTAGCTGCAAACCAGTCTGGTCGAAGTAACGGGCCACAATCGAAGGATTCTCCATCGGTACGAATCAGCCTGATGCGTTGAACATGATCGCCAAAAGATCCTAGGGCGTGATGGTTCTTACCATGTACATCGTTGGCGATAGCTCCCCCCATGGTTACCAACTGGGTGCCTGGCGTCACTGGCAGAATCCAGCCGCGCGGAATCACTAATCGCTGGATATCACGCAGCAGAACTCCTGCCTCACAGATAAGGCGGCCAGTTTGTTCGTCGAATGCGATGAAGTGATCAAGGCCGGTAGTGACCCAAAGCATACCCTCCGGATTCAAACAGACATCCCCGTAACTGCGTCCCATGCCGTGGGCAATGCCAAGTTTGCGTCGTTCACAAACAATAGATGAGACCTTAGCAGGATCATTCAACACCGCGGCTTCGTGCTGATTTGCACTCAGGCGTCCCCAGGAGGACACAGATCTCATACGGATTCCATGCGAAAAACGTATCGCTTATCGAGATAATACTTAGTCAGATAGCCGATTGCCAGGCCAATGATGCCTCCTAGATAGCGCATCTCCTTAGTCTCGAAGATATGGTCGAAGCCGAACTCAAAGCCCCAGAAAATCACCGTAGTCGCCAGTCCCATTACGGTGTAGAGGACGAACGTCTTACCATCGTGTGCAGCATCACGAGCGCGGAAGCGGAAAATATAGCGCTTGTCTAGGATATATTTAACGATTAGGCCGGCACCTGTACCTATGATCATAGACGCAAGAATGTCAAACGCCCCAATATAATAGCGAATTACAATATCCTGCGCTCCGATGTTTACCGCTGTCGCAATTAGTGCGAAAATCGCATATTTGATTGTTAAATTCATGCAAACA
This genomic interval carries:
- a CDS encoding SDR family NAD(P)-dependent oxidoreductase, producing MKYRDKIVIVGATSAIAENCARLWIQDRSVDMILVGRDATRIERVAADLKVRSPQSEIQILQAEFLDETAIQATVDGIVAQGRVDIVLIAHGSLPEQTQCQDDLQACREALEVNGLSPVLYAEAFAKHMAKADHGTIALIGSVAGDRGRKSNYVYGAAKGLVTRYAQGLQHRFASTGVKVVLIKPGPTDTPMTAHLKGQGVKLASVEDVARKIVVAIERGQSVAYVPSKWKFIMFVIAHIPSFIFNKIDI
- a CDS encoding FAD-binding oxidoreductase, translated to MRSVSSWGRLSANQHEAAVLNDPAKVSSIVCERRKLGIAHGMGRSYGDVCLNPEGMLWVTTGLDHFIAFDEQTGRLICEAGVLLRDIQRLVIPRGWILPVTPGTQLVTMGGAIANDVHGKNHHALGSFGDHVQRIRLIRTDGESFDCGPLLRPDWFAATVGGLGLTGVIAEAEIQLRRVPGPWLDTETVPYGNLQEFFQLADNSEADWQHTVSWIDCISGGGGRGLFMRANPIDVGQRSKPRGRKRMMPFVPPVSLVNRFSLRPFNLAYYNIKRWQTARNIVHYESFFYPLDNLLEWNRMYGPKGFFQYQSVVPREGGKDAVQAMLKEIARSGDGSFLSVLKTFGNRQPVGMLSFPKPGVTLALDFPNHGERTHTLFKTLDAIVREAGGRIYLAKDARMPRELFEAGYPRLNEFLKYRDPGISSGLSRRLMGS
- a CDS encoding GtrA family protein; its protein translation is MNLTIKYAIFALIATAVNIGAQDIVIRYYIGAFDILASMIIGTGAGLIVKYILDKRYIFRFRARDAAHDGKTFVLYTVMGLATTVIFWGFEFGFDHIFETKEMRYLGGIIGLAIGYLTKYYLDKRYVFRMESV